Genomic segment of Aquarana catesbeiana isolate 2022-GZ linkage group LG02, ASM4218655v1, whole genome shotgun sequence:
GACAGGGAAATTAGTTAAATGTTGGTATAAAGCCTGGTCCATCAACTGTGGCCCGGAGAATCCCAAACTGATAGGACAGCTGTTTGCTGATAGAATTCCTGGTTTGTAAGTCATTTATtatgagatagagatatatatatatatagatatatctatatatctatagatatagatctatatctatagatatatagatatagatctatctatatagagatatagatatatctatatctatatctctatatagatatatatagatatacatctatagatagatagatagagatacatctctatctatctatctatctatctatctatctatctatctatctatctatctatctatctatctatctatctatctatacatatataatctgtgtatctatatagatagatatatgagGTAGTATTTCTTAATTGTTTTATATTAacaatttttatttgtattatcaTTATTTGATCTTTTATCTTTAGATTTAGGATATTCGTATTTGTACTTGTTTTGTGGCCCTGATAGTGAGTGAGTGTGTTTGGCCCCTGGTAGGCATTGGCTCTATTCTGCTATGAATGAATTTTATCATCGAATTACCTTAGACTCTTGGACGCTTGTTTGGTGCTCTCATTGCAttgcatggggttgatttactaaaggcaaatagactttgcaagttcaattacactctgcaagtgcatttgctccagagcttagtaaattaggggaagctctgctgactttcatcatccaatcatttgcaagcaaaatgcAGTTTTGTTCCCCTTGCATGCAattaagtattctttgcaaagtgaagccctCATCTaatatactaagctctggagcaactgcatgtgATGTCAGCAATCTTTCTTCTCACAGATCTCTCTCTGTATAAAATATCAGAAGTCTGATCCTCTCCTTCTGAAGATGTCCATCTCACTGGCAGGCTAATCTAATGGCTTCAGTTACTGATTAGGAACAAGTTTAGAGATCTTCAATTCTGGCTTTGCTCTGACTGGCTGCATAATTGTTCCAGGTCATTGATGCAGACAATAAGTGATTTGatcagcatgatagccaggcaaCTGTTATTTCTAGAAGGAATAGTAAGTAGCCTCTGTCATTTTCTTAGCACAGGTTTACAGCCAGGGGAATATGATACTAGAAAGTAAGCTTTGTGTACGCAGCCTGAGCAAAACTCAGTTTAGCAACACAGACTATGAAAGCCATACATGCTTAGATTTGTCTCAACCAGTCTAGATCCCCCCCATGCATGCtcaacagcatggatggaggaacctcatctgccagctattgtattcaagCAGCTGGGACAGCTGCGGCTGTCTGAACACCCAACTGACTGAATGCAGttttagatgccggtttctagctgtcaagttaaattgttcaggagaggttgaacaacgtcccgtgtacatgaagccttaaggaTAACAATTTTTAAATTGATTTTTGTTGAGCCGGTTGCTGTTGAGTTTGAATTCTGCAGGAATCTGCTGCAATATGGGCCATGTATGGTTGGCCTCTTGTGTGGACCAGATAGGCACAAGTCTGCCGTGTTCTCTAAACGCGTTAAAAAGATGAAAATGAAAGCAGGTCTAAAGTTGCTTTGTTTCTTCTGCCATATAATCTTTCCCTGCCTGCTAGTGTTCTTACTAATGGTACACTGACAGCTGTGCGTGTGCACAGTTGTCacagtgtaaacatcccttgtaataggaatggtgcatgaCAGGTCTTTTTTATGGAAAGAGTTTCTTTCTTTCCAGCCGAGttctcggctttgtttacttccgccagGCGCGTAGTCATAACGTTGCGCCGGGGCCTCcgtaggtcatagagatgactgggcaccatctggtcaccggtaatctctatgatcaacatgcGGCGGCGGATTCTTTCCCCAGTTCGCCGATCGTACGGGCGAGCCGCTgtgattgttcttacagtgcacagaatcgccagcagaaaagaatgatatctgaatgatgcctgcagctgcaggcattatttagatatccccactcaaagtcaatgacgtcatatgacgtgattagactggaagaggttaaggctcggtttccacttgtgcgacttgtcacttgggactgcaaagtcacatgacaagtcgtaccccatgatttccaatgtgtaccattcataatCTGTGGGACTTCAaatcacagcgacttcaaagtagtccctgtacttctttggtcccactttgatgcgacttgaggttcatagacctccagaatacacaggcattgtttcacaTCGGACAAAATcacgtaaaaaaaaaacgcatcaaaattgcacgactttcgggttgcaatagtggaaacctagccttagggGGCTccgaaaaatgtcatttttggttttGTTCATAGTAATATTTTTCAAATGGTGACATGCTGGTGAAAACTAGGGATTTTGagtacaagaaaaaacattttaacatTTACATTTGAAGTTCAGCTGTACTAGCACTAATTatgtaggcagaaaaaaactgggcTTCGAACACATCTTATACCTGCATATTTAAGGAAATTAGTTAATTACAGTATATAATTAGTGTCTTCTAATATAACCGTCATGCATGTATTTATCTTTGAAACTGTATACAGtgttttcatttcctttttccGTTTAAACACAAGGGGCTCAATGTTGCCATGTTGACATCACTAATGGTGCAGAACATTCCGACTTATCACAGACATTAGTGGGATTTTCCATAGCTTCCCACTGTTTGGTTACCATAGAAGTAAATAAAACTTCAGATACTGTATACAATTTATGACACGGATGGAGTTCTGTGGGCATAAGTCCATATCTGatttattgttgtttattatttatcCAATATTACATTAAATAACCATGgatattaaagcggtattaatctggtgcagctgtgtctggtagccaatcagcttctaacttcagattgttcaattaagctttgacaaaaaaaatttagctaattggtttctatgcaccagattttgcacactccagttttagtaaatcactcccTATGTCTTATCTTCAACAAAGGGTTGTTACCTTACTCTTTTCAaacttgcaatttttttatgcatGCACATTTCAGTGTACAATCCTGGTATTTGCTGGATGCCATGATGAATGAACTCCTGTGTGCATGCATGAGAGTTTACATTATCCtgtaccgcatactagctcattatgaaatacttaccttagaacgaggtccccgtatCGAAAGCCTGGTCCACGACGAGGGAGCTGGCATTTTGCTCTCAGCATTTCTTCCGAGGTTTGTGGCTTCGgctctgtgagtggccagagccgcgatgacgtcactcccagcagcatctgccggaccttcagccgggccttcacagcgcatgctcgctgacgtcagtggctgcatgcacaGTGAATATAtgctaaaccgtacaggtttaggagataattattttacttacaggtaagtcttattataggcttacctgtaggtaaaaattaaaaataagggtatacaaccactttaactcatttCACCAGTCATGGGcttaaattgatattaaaggcttgtgtgcttttttttaaccaacaaACCTATTATActtagccctgatcctcctcttcttgggtctcctggctcctgccaagtgcccacacatcaaacagcttgctatgggggcacccaagcaggcttgctcccaagtcactgctctgtgtgtccattcacacacggagtgtGGCTcgaccccgctctctcctcattgtctccctggctgtgattgacagtaacgggagccaatggctaccactgctgcctcagccaatgaggggggagagacagggggggggggttggggctgaGAGAGCTGCTGAAAACAGAAGGGTttttgcatgaagttaaaaaaccttgaGCCATTACAACTACTTTAATCGTAGAGTTCACATTTGAAATTGAGTGGCTTTTGGTGTGCTATTCCATCTTTCTCCTGTATGAATGAAGTATCATTATGTGACGcctcaaccaaaagaaaaaaacaagcagTGAAATGCGTATAGCCCTACTCTTTGCCAGATCTGCTGGTATAACGCTgcgttttatgccgtgtacacacggccggactttccggacaatccgaccatgtgtgggcttcatcggaccttcagctgactttttctgtcgaaaatctgacggactttaaatttggaacatgtttcaaatctttctgacggactcaagtccggtcccaaaatccgttcgtctgtatgctagtctgacggacaaaaaaggacgctagggcagctattggctactggctatgaacttccttattctagtcccttcgtacgtcatcacattcataccaactgactttcgaacggactttagtgcgtttgtgtgtgggcaagtccggtcgtccgaaagtccgtcgtaactcagtcgaaagtccgtcggaaagaccgtcggacgtttgatgctgaaaagtcttcccgtgtgtacacggctttactgTGTAGGCTCGTGTGAACTGTGTGAGCTACAAGGCGTTTTCCTCATCTCAGGCGTGTGTCACTAATGAGATATTCCAGGTTCTTGGGTCACATTTCACATGGGGTGTGTAGCTATGGTCTAGACAGCAAGTGTACCTCTGTAGTAACTGTAATTAGCAGCATACTGCCTGTCAAAGGTTGTCGCCTGCTGTCATTCTAGATGGTAATCCTATAAGAATCCAGTTCTGAATAGAGGATTGAAGTGTGTGTGCTTGTACTGACATGTTCCTCCAATTACCAGGGCAAGGTGCATGTTTGAGCAAGCCGGGACATGGCTGACTCACTCGGCAATGATGTCAGCATAGGACTGTACTGGGTGGGAACTACAGTAATATGATCCAGGGAACAAAGCTATTTATAATGTGTGATTCCTCTACAGGGAACAGAGCGCTTGTCAGTCTTTGTGTTCTGAGAGCTGTCTATCCGTCTGACTGCTTGGCTGGCCTTCTATACGTAGAACTGCTCTGTCTGTGGGTGGGAAATGAGTGAGCAGGTTGCAAGAAATGTGTCAATGTGACAAtaagcaaaccttttttttatgTTCTGAATTGATCAGGTTTATGTTTATATGTGAACATATTCTGTATATATCCCCTTTTACATGGGCACCCTCTGTTTTGTCTCACGGGGGGAACCTGGACTGATCCCCTGATGTGTCTGCTTAGAACGGAAACTTGTCTTGCCTATTCCAATGTTATCTCCATCTTGTGATGGAGATAAGAGACCTGTGTAATCTCTATGGGTGGccagatatacagtaagtggagGTGCACCCACCTCCGGTTGGTAAAAGCAGACCTGAATGCAAACTTTGGTCCAAAGAACCTGAAAGGACCTGGATGTGGGTCAATATATGCAGACATATATGCACTTATATCCAGCCACCCCTACATTGATACATTGCAGCCCATCTTTGATCAGAGTAATCATGGGTCGAAAACAGGACTGTCAGGACAGCCAAGTGTTAAAGCTAAtctcattgatttaacagtttaacTACTTAAgggccggaaggatttgcccccttaatgaccagaccattttttgcgatacggcactgcgtcgctttaactgacaattgcgcggtcgtgtggcgctgtacccaaacaatattgacgtcctttttttcccataaatagagctttctttttgtggtatttgatcacctctgccgtttttcttttttgcgctataaacaaacaaagagcaacaattttgggaaaaaaaacaattttgtttttactttttgctataatacatatccaaaaaaagatataaaaaacaaatgtttccatcagtttaggccgatatgtattcttctacatatttttggtaaaaaaaaaaaaaattacaataggcatatattgattggtttgcgctagggttgtcccgataccgatactagtatcagtatcgtgACCGATaacgagcatttgtgcgagtacaaatGCACCCGATGCCTAATCGGATACCTGGGAATGCAACCGGAAGTCGGCGGGCGGAGAGGGTGGAGCGGAGATTGAGTTAACAGTCTGGCAGCAGTGGAACTAGGGGTAAGCTGGCCGGGGCATATTCCATCTAAAATGGTGACCAGAGCTGTCACATTCGGTAAAGGACGTTCCGTGTCTCCGAAATCAtcacgacgcccatcttggtacaccctgcacttggctgcagtaagccagcagcggacatcttattacacccagcccatatagtttgggctgagtgtaacaagatgtcccCTGCTGGCTGCAgccaagtgcaaggtgtaccaagatgggcatcgcaACATATACTTACTAGATGATGAATGTTAAATGTtaaatgacatgaatgatgagaggcaaggaaggattttgcaatacTATATGCCATATCGCATTGCAAAATTATTCCTTtcctctcatcattcatgtcattttttatgcaattgccaatcagtgctgcatttcagtgcccatcaatgcctgcccataattgcagcctatcagtgccatctatcagagcCATCTGTCAGTGTAATCTATCAGTGCaagccatcagtgccatcaatcagtgcccaacagtcagtgccatctatcagtaccagccacctgtcagtgcccataagtgccgctatcagtgccatctatcagtgccagccaccagtcagtgccacctatcagtgtccatcagtcaaACTGTCAAATGACATTAACTGTCACAtgacttgaaaaaaagtatcggtacttgtactcggtcttaaaaaagtggtatcgggacaaaccctagtttgcgcaaaagttattgtgtctacaaactaccGGATAGATTTAGGGAGTGCAGGGGTCGGTCTATTCCTAtcatgttacactctaaatatgggTCTGACGTGTAACATGTTGTGAAAGGTGATCTTTTccctttaaggtggttgtaaacacttacatatacccactgaagtgactagtctcaggtgatacacagagatgaaacaaatcctcctgcataagttttacctgtttatctacagccatctttcccctacatccattcaaactgCAGAATTTGCACAGGGTCTCTCAGCTCTGGAAAgcaggggtggagagctgaaggtagatcagtgaggagagctctgagagctgattggagggaagggacacatcccccttcacacatcacacaggaacagatctgaggctgtcaatctgctggaggtccctccgcTGTCACCATTttgctcttggtgtcaggaaaactttttagaagtgactcatgcagatttgttcatatttcatgcttgaggtttacaacctctttaaagccgTTGTTACACATTTAAACAAGAAGAAGCTGACAACTTAAGTAATGATATGCAAAATACTTATACAATGTACTTTTTAAGGGTCAATGGGTCAGCCTAGGCAACTAGAATTTAAAAAAAGGAGATCAGCAAATAAAGGGCTGTTGTGTTGCTAATGTCTAACACTACAGTAGTTACCTAGCTCTGACTGCACTGAGCTTTTAAAAGCTTATCTAGGATTCATTATTTTACAGTACAGCacacttttctattttatttagtaATCCCCAGTTTTAGAATTCCTTTTCATTGGATAATGCTTATGAGATTATggtatccatgaaaaaaaaaacatatttattttagcTATGGGTTTAGTATTAGTAATAGTATTTATTTGTGTTATAGGGTTTCCTTTttaatttaaatacatttattgaatttttttatattttgcagaaaacatGGATTCAGCCAGGGTCATCCTCTCACAGTCTAATGGCAGCACTGAAAAGGTTTGCCGGAATCTCTTTGGACCTGTGGATCATAAGCGTCTCAGAGCAGACTATGAAACACTACTGAACAACACTGCGGAGGAGGCCAGACAAAGGTGGAACTTCAACTTTGTCACCGAGACCCCTCTAGAGGGGGACTACAAATGGGAGAAAGTGGATTGTATAAATGGCAATATTCTTTGTCATGAAGCCAATGGACCAGACTCATCCAAACGAAAGCAAAAGCTCATTACAGGTAATTCTGAATATACCACATTTGGAATTTACAAGGAGTGTCAAATGCCAGGACATTATTAATAGCTGAGTGCATCCAATTTAAACATATTTTATTGTATGTAAAAGTCGAACAAGGAAAAGTAAAAGTCCTCCCTAGCAGTGAAGCTACATCTAGGGGACCCGGTACAGCaggtttacttacctgatcctccgcaGGCTCAGCCACATTAATAGACTGGTCCCTACAGCCTCCTCTCCCCTGCACTCTGGCAGTTGAATGCCTCTGATGTcttccatagccctgcattggaaaTGAATGTGCTGAGGGACAGGCCAGTGCCAGAGCATAGGGGAGCACTATTTGCAGGGGGAGCAGAGGGTCAGGCAAGTAAAAGTGGAGTGTCATGACAAGAACAATAATTTGATACCGTATGATTGCCATCTAGGGAGAGAAAGAATGAGGAAAGTGGTCACTGAAGTTATATATTAACTTGCAAGCCTGGAAACTTTGGGTGGTATGGTGGCTAGGTGTCTAGGCTAAGAATGAATGTGTTCCCCTTtgtggggtcagtagggcagtaggtgAAAGTTTTCCTCTCCTTAGTGAGGTAGTAAGCAGTAAAGAAGGAATGGATATTGTGGTGtggatgatgatgggatggaaagCAGAGGAAGTAGAGGTGATGGGGATGGGACAGGTGGTCAGTGGGTTACAGGGGAGGCATGGCTGGGGACGCACGTGCTTGGACAATTGCTGGGTTTTTTATAGAAGCATCAATTGCAGGTCTACATTAGGGATTTGGTAGGACATTTTTATATCTGCTCGCCAGGTAAGCAGCTTAATACAAATTtggaatacatacagtatatggggagTCTTTACCTGTCATAAGATTCCTAATTATGGGCAGACAGTTTTAAGGTCCAGTCATGGCACAATCATTGACGTCCACTGTATTGGCAGCACAGCTCCGTTCACCTGCTGAATGAGCAGTAGAAGAGCTTCAACATACTTATACAGTACTTTCATGAATGAAAAGAGTGTTTACTGGAAAGTTTAAGTGGGAAAATTTTCTAAATTTACCCTTGGCAGTGGATTCTTTCACAGGCCCGTTATCATTTCGGTGCCACAAGTAGGAGGGCATTCTAGCATAAAAAGTCTTTTCTGTGCTAATAACTAATGCAACGACTCACCGTAAAAACAATGAGAAAGAAAAACATTCCCCCGATGACATAAATTGTGAGAAAACACGTAGGGAGAAGCAcgcctaaaccaggatattgtcggATATAATCCCAAGATCAGTATTTATTCATCTAATTTTTTTAGATGAATAAATACTCGTGTCAAAGGCCATCCCAATTCCAGACTGATATAAAGCACACTCACAAAACCGTAATATAACAAAGAAGATGTCAGGGTTACATGAAATAAAGTGAAAGCCAAAGACAAAAAGAAAGACAAATGTAGTCCAGACAGAGTATCAGTCATCAGGTCTGAGCTCAGACAGAAGACAGGTTAGCCTGCCTAAGGGACCTTTTGTGTTCTGACAAAGAGTAGGGTAACTGCACACGCACCTTTTGCTTTTCAGGGGCACTTGAGAGGCATTGAGGAGACGATATGTCACATCCTTACCACCTGGTTTAACCCTGTAAATGACACACTACCATGCGTTGCACACAGTTGCATTGTGGCACCATACACATGAATGGGCCATGTTGAGCAGCTGCCCGCCGAACAAGACAGGGGGATAATTTttgccatgaagcaaagcatcgctgccatggcatgtgtacaaccccatCCAGTTGCCTTTGCAGCTCAAGGGGAGCGGTAAAAACATGCCCTGTTTTTACTAGCAGCAAGTGTAAACAACCCCTTACTGATATTAAAGTGCTCAAGTGGACAAAAGTGGTTCACTCATGAGAGGTATTCACTGTGCTTTCCCTAATATTAGTTAGTATTAATAGTGTGGGAAAGTCTCCCCAATGGGGTTTTTCCGCAGCAAAATTTAGAATTTCGCTGCGGAAAAACCCCATTGGGGGAGACTTCACTTTCCCATCTGGTGACCCACTTGGGGTGGCAGCAACATATATCACTCACATTCATGTGTTTTTCCCATGATAGTATTAATAGTGTATTgtcaagaaaatatatatatatttgtttgtaaaaaaatagtGTATTGTCGGTGTGTCATAGTCATTTATGCGGTAAATCAATTATGCAAAAATCTGTAAGGCAGTATGCGTTTGCTATtttaaatataatgtgtatatttaTTTGAAATACATGTTTTAATTGATTCCAcatcttttttccttcctttttagaTTTCTTTCAAGTGAAGCGTCACTGTTCTGCAGTTCCTTCTCTGAAATAGTCATGCGCCTGATTCCAGAGGTTGTGCAAGATACTTTCCGAGCCATCTTTCTCAAGAGAAGGAATCAAAAGTATATATTTGCAGAGAAAAAATGTATGTTTGTAGGATGTACTTGAATACAGGTAGACCGTGACTGGACTGGAGCTCAGCAAAATATTTCAATGCACTTCATATAGACTCTGGGAAATACCAAGACCTAGCTTTAGCTATAGATTTGAATTTTTGAAGACAAATGAAGAAAGATTTCTTATGATTCCAGGGACTTTATGTAACATC
This window contains:
- the CDKN1A gene encoding cyclin-dependent kinase inhibitor 1, whose product is MDSARVILSQSNGSTEKVCRNLFGPVDHKRLRADYETLLNNTAEEARQRWNFNFVTETPLEGDYKWEKVDCINGNILCHEANGPDSSKRKQKLITDFFQVKRHCSAVPSLK